The proteins below come from a single Pogoniulus pusillus isolate bPogPus1 chromosome 39, bPogPus1.pri, whole genome shotgun sequence genomic window:
- the PPM1J gene encoding protein phosphatase 1J isoform X2 — MSYRGRRLSCSPGKIQPGHRSTGRAWEAARLSCSPLLPSLCRLRSGRAFPSAAPPQPRISPSRSPGRKGFYFHYWALFDGHAGSGAAVMASKKLHLHICEQLRDLVDILQDPSPPPICLPHDVRAGPTEQSRLPLTEDDGEAPNDAVPRFHLEKAVSHESLVIGAIENAFKLMDDQIERERASQHLPGGCCALAAIYLLGKFYVANAGDSRAIIIRNGEIIPMSREFTPETERQRLQFLGFLRPELLGKEFTHLEFPRRIQPKELGKKMLYRDQNMNGWAYKKIQEDDLKFPLIYGEGKKARVMATIGVTRGLGDHDLKVFSSNIHIKPFLSCFPEVRVYDLTQYEHCPDDVLVLGTDGLWDVTNDKEVAGVVMEVLTSYEPNDPCRYTMVAQELVVRSRGVLKERGWRLANDRLGSGDDISVFVIPLGGPGSYT; from the exons ATGTCGTATCGGGGTAGGcggctctcctgcagccccgggAAGATCCAGCCAGGACACCGATCCACCGGGAGAGCCTGGGAAGCGGCGcggctctcctgcagccccctgctaCCTTCCCTCTGCCGCCTGCGGTCGGGAAGAGCCTTTCCCAGCGCCGCTCCTCCGCAGCCTCGCATCTCTCCGAGCCGGTCCCCG ggcaggaagggtttTTATTTCCACTACTGGGCCCTGTTTGATGGCCATGcaggcagtggtgctgctgtcaTGGCATCCAAGAAACTCCATCTGCACATCTGTGAGCAGCTCCGGGACCTTGTGGACATCCTGCAggacccctccccacctcccatcTGTCTCCCACACGACGTGAGAGCTGGCCCCACAGAGCAGAGTCGGCTGCCCCTCACAGAGGATGATGGGGAGGCTCCCAACGACGCTGTGCCACGGTTTCACCTAGAGAAAGCAGTGTCCCACGAGAGCCTGGTGATTGGTGCCATCGAGAATGCCTTCAAGCTGATG GATGACCAGATCGAGAGGGAAAGGGCATCCCAGCACCTACCTgggggctgctgtgccctggctgcCATCTACCTCCTGGGCAAGTTCTACGTGGCCAACGCTGGTGACAGCAG GGCCATTATCATCCGTAACGGGGAAATCATTCCAATGTCCAGGGAGTTtactccagagacagagaggcagaggctgcagttcTTA GGATTCCTGAggcctgagctgctggggaaggaatTCACCCACCTCGAGTTCCCCCGCAGGATCCAGCCCaaggagctggggaagaagaTGCTCTATAGAGACCAGAACATGAATGGCTG GGCTTACAAAAAAATTCAAGAAGATGATTTGAAGTTTCCACTCATCTACGGGGAAGGCAAAAAG gctcgGGTGATGGCCACAATTGGGGTCACACGGGGCCTGGGGGATCACGACCTCAAGGTGTTCAGCTCCAACATCCACATCAAGCCTTTCCTGTCCTGCTTCCCAGAG GTCCGGGTGTATGACCTCACGCAGTATGAGCACTGTCCTGACGATGTGCTGGTCCTGGGCACTGATGGGCTCTGGGATGTCACCAACGACAAGGAGGTGGCTGGTGTGGTGATGGAGGTGCTGACGAGCTACGAGCCAAATGACCcctgcag GTACACCATGGTGGCCCAGGAGCTGGTGGTGCGGTCCAGAGGGGTGCTGAAGGAGCGGGGCTGGCGCCTGGCCAACGACAGGCTGGGCTCTGGTGATGACATCTCTGTCTTCGTGATCCCTCTGGGTGGCCCAGGCAGCTACACATGA
- the PPM1J gene encoding protein phosphatase 1J isoform X1, with amino-acid sequence MLPRVRAAVAQLVAGLGAGASGQPPAERRGGGGSGCSGTGGSPEGPSSSCCRPAFLQLTPEELRRAGDHTGRAVQSPRDGRRRLPWSTGYAEVINAGKSQHNEDQACCEVVFVERRPSPRARRPSGEGGRELDGGRKGFYFHYWALFDGHAGSGAAVMASKKLHLHICEQLRDLVDILQDPSPPPICLPHDVRAGPTEQSRLPLTEDDGEAPNDAVPRFHLEKAVSHESLVIGAIENAFKLMDDQIERERASQHLPGGCCALAAIYLLGKFYVANAGDSRAIIIRNGEIIPMSREFTPETERQRLQFLGFLRPELLGKEFTHLEFPRRIQPKELGKKMLYRDQNMNGWAYKKIQEDDLKFPLIYGEGKKARVMATIGVTRGLGDHDLKVFSSNIHIKPFLSCFPEVRVYDLTQYEHCPDDVLVLGTDGLWDVTNDKEVAGVVMEVLTSYEPNDPCRYTMVAQELVVRSRGVLKERGWRLANDRLGSGDDISVFVIPLGGPGSYT; translated from the exons ATGCTGCCGCGGGTGCGCGCAGCCGTTGCGCAgctggtggcagggctgggcgcGGGGGCGAGCGGGCAGCCCCCGGCGGAGCGCCGTGGAGGGGGCGGCAGTGGCTGCAGCGGGACCGGAGGGTCCCCGGAGgggccttcctcctcctgctgccgccCGGCCTTCCTGCAGCTGACCCCCGAGGAGCTGCGCCGCGCCGGGGACCACACGGGCAGAGCCGTGCAGAGCCCCCGCGAcggccgccgccgcctgccCTGGAGCACGGGCTACGCCGA GGTGATCAATGCAGGGAAGAGCCAGCACAATGAGGACCAGGCATGCTGTGAGGTGGTGTTTGTGGAGAGAAggcccagccccagggcccgGCGGCCATCcggagaaggtggcagggagctggatggG ggcaggaagggtttTTATTTCCACTACTGGGCCCTGTTTGATGGCCATGcaggcagtggtgctgctgtcaTGGCATCCAAGAAACTCCATCTGCACATCTGTGAGCAGCTCCGGGACCTTGTGGACATCCTGCAggacccctccccacctcccatcTGTCTCCCACACGACGTGAGAGCTGGCCCCACAGAGCAGAGTCGGCTGCCCCTCACAGAGGATGATGGGGAGGCTCCCAACGACGCTGTGCCACGGTTTCACCTAGAGAAAGCAGTGTCCCACGAGAGCCTGGTGATTGGTGCCATCGAGAATGCCTTCAAGCTGATG GATGACCAGATCGAGAGGGAAAGGGCATCCCAGCACCTACCTgggggctgctgtgccctggctgcCATCTACCTCCTGGGCAAGTTCTACGTGGCCAACGCTGGTGACAGCAG GGCCATTATCATCCGTAACGGGGAAATCATTCCAATGTCCAGGGAGTTtactccagagacagagaggcagaggctgcagttcTTA GGATTCCTGAggcctgagctgctggggaaggaatTCACCCACCTCGAGTTCCCCCGCAGGATCCAGCCCaaggagctggggaagaagaTGCTCTATAGAGACCAGAACATGAATGGCTG GGCTTACAAAAAAATTCAAGAAGATGATTTGAAGTTTCCACTCATCTACGGGGAAGGCAAAAAG gctcgGGTGATGGCCACAATTGGGGTCACACGGGGCCTGGGGGATCACGACCTCAAGGTGTTCAGCTCCAACATCCACATCAAGCCTTTCCTGTCCTGCTTCCCAGAG GTCCGGGTGTATGACCTCACGCAGTATGAGCACTGTCCTGACGATGTGCTGGTCCTGGGCACTGATGGGCTCTGGGATGTCACCAACGACAAGGAGGTGGCTGGTGTGGTGATGGAGGTGCTGACGAGCTACGAGCCAAATGACCcctgcag GTACACCATGGTGGCCCAGGAGCTGGTGGTGCGGTCCAGAGGGGTGCTGAAGGAGCGGGGCTGGCGCCTGGCCAACGACAGGCTGGGCTCTGGTGATGACATCTCTGTCTTCGTGATCCCTCTGGGTGGCCCAGGCAGCTACACATGA